The Lutibacter profundi genome includes a region encoding these proteins:
- a CDS encoding DNA-binding protein, with the protein MDLKVGEKVDLMVVRNTGMGFTVLINEEFEGLLYKDELYQKIEEGQKLVGYIKKIREDEKLDVSLQPVGFKQTIVKNEILILNALKKQQGFIALHDKSAPDDIKYQLGMSKKAFKSAIGGLFRQKLITISEDGIRLNKFD; encoded by the coding sequence ATGGATTTAAAAGTAGGAGAAAAAGTAGACTTAATGGTTGTAAGAAATACAGGAATGGGTTTTACAGTATTAATAAATGAAGAGTTTGAAGGATTGCTTTACAAGGATGAATTGTATCAAAAAATTGAAGAAGGTCAAAAATTAGTTGGTTACATTAAAAAAATTCGTGAAGATGAAAAGTTAGATGTGAGCTTACAACCAGTAGGGTTTAAGCAGACTATTGTGAAAAATGAAATTTTAATTTTAAATGCTTTAAAAAAACAGCAGGGCTTTATTGCCTTACATGATAAAAGCGCGCCAGACGATATTAAATATCAGTTAGGTATGAGTAAAAAGGCATTTAAAAGTGCCATAGGAGGATTGTTTAGACAAAAATTAATAACTATTTCTGAAGATGGAATTCGTTTAAATAAATTTGACTAA
- a CDS encoding chorismate-binding protein, producing the protein MQKETTEFIHETLRFYNAKQPLVIFRKPNETILKAYIHNDKEVHFLNSFNAKGFLFAPFNKNEKKILFSADKCRILTSEIATDKDLKITLGDSTNKVFHNEKSKKNHLHLVQKGIDFLKNSHIKKVVLSRKETVECANFDIENTFKRMLNNYKNAFVYLWYHPSIGLWMGATPERLINVTQNKFNTMALAGTQRYKNTVHVVWKEKEVQEQQYVTDYILNTIKGSIKNIEVSGTYTVKAGDLLHIRTDIAGDLKTTDLLENLIEALHPTPAVCGLPKKEATKFIFENENYDRAYYAGYLGELNIEKNTHLFVNLRCMQVNNKIASIYIGGGITTDSKPEKEWQETVLKAAVMKKVL; encoded by the coding sequence TTGCAAAAAGAGACTACAGAATTTATTCATGAAACTTTAAGATTTTATAATGCTAAACAACCATTGGTAATTTTTAGAAAGCCCAATGAAACAATTCTTAAAGCCTATATTCATAATGATAAAGAAGTACATTTTTTAAACTCTTTTAATGCGAAAGGTTTTCTTTTTGCTCCTTTTAATAAAAATGAAAAAAAAATATTATTTTCAGCTGATAAATGCCGTATACTTACTTCTGAAATTGCAACAGATAAGGATTTAAAAATAACATTAGGTGATTCAACAAATAAAGTTTTTCACAATGAAAAGTCAAAAAAAAATCACCTTCATTTAGTACAAAAAGGGATTGATTTTCTTAAAAATAGTCACATAAAAAAAGTAGTTTTATCAAGAAAAGAAACTGTTGAATGTGCTAATTTTGATATTGAAAATACATTCAAAAGAATGCTGAATAACTATAAAAATGCTTTTGTGTATTTGTGGTATCATCCAAGTATTGGTTTGTGGATGGGAGCAACACCAGAAAGATTGATAAATGTAACTCAAAATAAGTTTAATACAATGGCGTTGGCTGGAACACAACGTTATAAAAACACGGTACATGTTGTTTGGAAAGAGAAAGAAGTGCAAGAACAACAGTATGTTACAGATTATATTTTAAATACAATTAAAGGAAGTATTAAAAATATTGAAGTGTCAGGGACATATACTGTTAAAGCAGGGGATTTACTTCATATTAGGACAGATATAGCAGGAGACTTAAAAACTACGGATTTATTAGAAAATTTAATAGAAGCATTGCACCCAACACCTGCAGTTTGTGGTTTGCCAAAAAAAGAAGCTACTAAATTTATTTTTGAGAATGAAAATTATGATAGAGCTTATTATGCAGGTTATTTAGGCGAACTCAATATAGAAAAGAACACGCATTTGTTTGTTAATTTACGGTGTATGCAAGTGAATAATAAGATTGCTTCCATTTATATAGGAGGAGGTATTACCACAGATAGTAAACCAGAAAAGGAGTGGCAAGAAACAGTTTTAAAAGCAGCGGTAATGAAAAAAGTTTTATAA
- a CDS encoding IS1096 element passenger TnpR family protein: MAYKIRVILDVENDVIRDIVINKTVNLEDFHLIIAKSFGFKGQEMASFYKTNNNWEQGEEIPLFDMSENGNSIAMNSFLVKDIFKNVGDKLIYVYDFMAMWTFFVELSGISEDEIEDFKITFSFGNTPDQAPEKKFIAEKLDDVFDVFDDENNFENIDDYDIY, from the coding sequence ATGGCTTATAAAATTAGAGTAATATTAGATGTTGAAAATGATGTAATTAGAGATATTGTTATTAATAAAACTGTTAATTTAGAAGATTTTCATTTAATTATTGCCAAATCTTTTGGTTTTAAAGGGCAAGAAATGGCATCTTTTTATAAAACGAATAACAATTGGGAACAAGGTGAGGAAATACCATTGTTTGACATGTCTGAAAATGGAAATTCTATAGCTATGAACTCATTTTTAGTGAAAGATATTTTTAAAAATGTAGGTGATAAATTAATTTATGTTTATGACTTTATGGCTATGTGGACTTTTTTTGTTGAACTTTCAGGGATTTCTGAAGATGAAATAGAAGATTTCAAAATAACATTCTCTTTTGGAAATACACCTGACCAAGCTCCTGAAAAAAAATTTATTGCTGAAAAATTAGATGATGTTTTTGATGTTTTTGATGATGAAAATAATTTTGAAAATATTGATGATTATGATATTTACTAA
- a CDS encoding PaaI family thioesterase: protein MSKKESILELLNNMCKNTLMETLNIKYVDLGNDYLVATMPVNYRVHQPDGILNGGATMALAESVGSPTSLLAIDRDKYSVRGIEFSANHLRSVKSGVVTATAKIIHKGKTIHLVEIKIEDDKNRMISICKITNFILENK, encoded by the coding sequence ATGAGTAAGAAAGAATCAATACTTGAGTTATTAAATAACATGTGTAAAAACACCTTAATGGAAACGTTAAATATTAAATATGTAGATTTAGGTAATGACTATTTAGTGGCTACAATGCCTGTAAATTACAGAGTACATCAGCCTGATGGAATTTTAAATGGTGGAGCAACAATGGCACTAGCTGAAAGTGTTGGGAGTCCAACATCATTGTTAGCAATTGATAGAGATAAATACAGTGTTAGAGGTATTGAGTTTTCAGCAAATCATTTAAGAAGTGTTAAAAGTGGTGTTGTTACTGCAACAGCAAAAATTATTCACAAAGGAAAAACAATTCATTTGGTTGAAATTAAGATTGAAGATGACAAAAATAGAATGATTTCAATTTGTAAAATCACCAATTTTATTTTAGAAAACAAATAA
- a CDS encoding ABC transporter ATP-binding protein, whose protein sequence is METILSLRNLNKKFGHIHAVNNLSFDIKKGNVYGILGPNGSGKSTTLGIILNVVNKTSGSFNWFNGNLSTHQALKKVGAIIERPNFYPYMTAIQNLKLVCKIKEIPFTKIEEKLKIVNLHERRNSKFKTFSLGMKQRLAIASALLNDPEILILDEPTNGLDPQGIHEIRKIIKDIATNGTTILLASHLLDEVEKVCSHVVVIRNGIKLYAGSVDEITASQGLFELKIDGDFKKLITLLSDFDGIASVKVIDDKIIATLSKEISASEINSFLFKNGLVLSHLIKRKPSLEQQFLTLTNSN, encoded by the coding sequence TTGGAAACAATCTTATCTCTTCGTAATCTCAATAAAAAATTTGGACATATTCATGCTGTTAATAATTTATCCTTTGATATTAAAAAAGGAAATGTATATGGTATTTTAGGCCCAAACGGAAGTGGAAAATCAACCACATTGGGTATTATTTTAAACGTTGTAAACAAAACTTCTGGCAGTTTTAATTGGTTTAATGGTAATTTATCTACGCATCAAGCTCTAAAAAAAGTGGGTGCAATAATAGAGCGCCCTAATTTTTATCCTTATATGACTGCCATTCAAAATTTAAAATTAGTTTGTAAAATAAAAGAAATTCCTTTTACTAAAATTGAAGAGAAACTAAAAATCGTCAATCTGCATGAAAGAAGAAACAGTAAATTCAAAACGTTTTCTTTAGGTATGAAACAACGATTAGCCATAGCTTCAGCATTATTAAACGACCCTGAAATTTTAATTTTAGATGAACCTACAAATGGATTAGACCCACAGGGTATTCATGAAATTAGAAAAATAATTAAAGATATTGCGACTAACGGAACTACAATTTTACTAGCTTCACACTTACTAGATGAAGTTGAAAAAGTATGCTCTCATGTAGTAGTTATTAGAAATGGTATTAAATTATATGCGGGTAGCGTTGATGAAATAACAGCCTCTCAAGGTTTGTTTGAACTTAAAATTGATGGTGATTTTAAAAAGCTAATTACTTTACTTTCTGATTTTGATGGAATAGCTTCAGTAAAAGTAATTGATGATAAAATAATTGCAACTTTAAGTAAGGAAATTTCAGCCTCTGAAATAAACTCTTTTTTGTTTAAAAATGGATTGGTTTTATCACATTTAATAAAGCGTAAACCAAGTTTAGAGCAACAATTTTTAACATTAACAAACAGTAACTAA
- the menD gene encoding 2-succinyl-5-enolpyruvyl-6-hydroxy-3-cyclohexene-1-carboxylic-acid synthase, with protein sequence MRQFPKNKLAQLVVKNCENFNINTIVISPGSRNAPLIIGFNDSEKIKTLSIVDERCAAFFALGIAQQTRKPVALLCTSGSALLNYYPAIAEAYYSNIPLLIISADRPSHLIDIGDGQTIKQENVFENHILYSANLGTKNDTENIKKAIETIIHKKGPAHINVPFDEPLYEKEYVNYKKEVVVEELKTSLIDEIPLEVDELQKYADVWNASTKKMVLVGAHFPDELLQTQLEHLVKDPSVLVLIENTSNISHSKFINSIDKLIFPLNDDELEKFRPDILLSLGGLIVSKKIKQHLRKYKPVHHWHADAKRAFDTFHCLSHHFKISAQLFFSQFFFLTKTTKSNYQNYWLQKKEIRLKKHQDFLETCEFSDLKVFSKVLPSISNNSQLQLGNSSIIRYSQLFDINKTLHVFCNRGTSGIDGSTSTAIGAAFAVEENTVFITGDISFFYDSNALWNNYIPVNFRIIVLNNGGGGIFRFIPGPKESNALDYFETPHNLTAEYLCKMHNFEYTKAESEFELETQLSKFYNKSKFPKLLEVFTPREENDKILKAYFNNLKE encoded by the coding sequence ATGCGTCAATTTCCAAAAAATAAATTAGCTCAGTTAGTTGTAAAAAACTGTGAAAATTTTAATATAAATACCATTGTAATATCTCCAGGATCACGAAATGCACCGTTAATTATTGGGTTTAATGATTCGGAAAAAATTAAAACACTATCTATAGTTGATGAGCGTTGTGCTGCTTTTTTTGCATTAGGAATTGCACAACAAACAAGAAAACCTGTTGCATTGCTATGCACATCGGGTTCTGCATTATTAAATTATTACCCTGCAATTGCGGAGGCATATTACAGTAATATTCCTTTACTGATTATTTCAGCAGATAGACCTTCTCATTTAATTGATATTGGAGACGGACAAACAATTAAACAAGAAAATGTATTTGAAAATCATATTTTATACTCTGCAAATTTAGGAACTAAAAATGATACTGAAAATATAAAAAAAGCAATTGAAACGATAATACATAAAAAAGGGCCAGCACATATAAATGTACCTTTTGATGAGCCTTTGTATGAAAAAGAATACGTAAACTATAAAAAAGAAGTTGTTGTTGAAGAGTTGAAAACTAGCTTAATAGATGAGATTCCTTTGGAAGTAGATGAACTTCAAAAATATGCTGATGTATGGAATGCCTCTACAAAAAAAATGGTATTGGTTGGAGCGCATTTTCCTGATGAACTACTGCAAACCCAGTTAGAACATTTAGTGAAAGATCCTTCAGTATTAGTTTTAATAGAGAATACATCGAATATTTCACATTCCAAATTTATAAATAGCATTGATAAATTAATTTTCCCTTTAAATGATGATGAACTTGAGAAATTTAGACCAGATATTTTACTAAGTTTGGGTGGATTAATTGTTTCAAAAAAAATAAAACAGCATCTTCGTAAGTATAAACCAGTACATCATTGGCATGCTGATGCTAAAAGAGCTTTTGATACATTTCATTGTTTATCACACCATTTTAAAATATCAGCACAATTATTTTTTAGTCAGTTTTTCTTTTTAACAAAAACAACTAAAAGTAATTATCAAAATTATTGGTTACAAAAGAAAGAAATTAGATTAAAAAAGCATCAAGATTTTTTAGAAACCTGTGAGTTTTCAGACTTAAAAGTATTTAGTAAAGTATTACCTTCAATTTCAAATAATTCACAATTGCAGCTTGGTAATAGTTCAATAATTAGATATTCCCAATTGTTTGATATAAACAAAACGTTACATGTATTTTGCAATAGAGGTACAAGCGGTATTGATGGTAGTACAAGTACAGCCATTGGTGCGGCATTTGCAGTAGAAGAAAACACGGTGTTTATTACAGGTGATATTAGCTTTTTTTATGATAGTAATGCACTTTGGAACAACTATATTCCTGTTAATTTTAGAATTATAGTACTAAATAATGGAGGAGGAGGTATTTTTAGATTTATTCCGGGGCCAAAAGAGTCTAATGCCTTAGATTATTTTGAAACACCTCATAATTTAACAGCTGAATATTTGTGTAAAATGCATAATTTTGAATATACTAAAGCAGAGAGTGAATTTGAGCTTGAAACACAACTTTCTAAATTTTATAATAAATCGAAATTCCCTAAATTACTAGAGGTATTTACTCCAAGAGAAGAAAATGATAAAATATTAAAAGCATATTTCAACAATTTAAAAGAATAA
- a CDS encoding T9SS type B sorting domain-containing protein, with protein MKKLLTILSFLCVLQSFSQGEANFWYFGENAGLDFNSGSPVALNDGQLNTFEGCSSFSDSNGNLLFYSDGTTIWNKNHTVMPNGFGLKGHPSSTQSAMIIPRPGSTNEYYLFTVGSAVSGGEFGFNYYTIDMNADGGLGDIVAGPIDLSGLKSNLWTEKVAAIKGGDCNTFWVLSYAENQFYAYKVSSTGVNSNAVTSTTSHTADDRRGYLKIAPNGKKVAIAHMADMKLLLYDFDNTTGIVTNEKSLPLVFPENKPYGVEFSANSEKLYVNASNDYYSNIFSEWNNPSNHLSTLYQFNLSSNIIEDIIDSREIIDSRNLYRGALQLGPDQKIYRALSETYNIGIPYLGVIENPEKDGILCNYKHKEISLGIKNSTQGLPPFIASIFSQIEITSVDDQGTTTVLNDQTTHVCVGDSFDIIPEPLTGTSTYKWFFNSDTTPFSNSKNLTFTNINTSASGLYSLEVSQTDSCGNIIILEGEFSIEVYDVPVAYQPSSIDQCDDDNDGFYAFDLAALRDAEVRNGQSSTEFNVSYFRNLIDADTNSNEITNPYINSSAYSTDTIIAKIYNVQNPNCYNTKSLTIQVFETPKPSLTIPVLGQCDSNLVGTDIDGIEIFDLTLKEPEILNGQLATDFTITYFLDATLNNPIPNPATFQNTIRTQPIYVKIVNTLNPNCSAVTNFDIEVFELPTVTSSANLKQCDDDTDGFSTFNLTEVNEKISTNSTNENFTYFTTSLAADTNDNTKLITNPTAYINQNVTTDTVWTRIENNNGCHRVAEINLTVSTTGIPPSFKQRAFYECDDFIDVLNNERDGVTSFNFSGITNDVKALFPANQQLIITYYRNEADALSELNPIVDPSNYRNIGYSSPQIIHIRIDSELDNDCLGIWPRITLNVEPVPIANSVTIYRQCDDDFDGFFPFDTTNIQTTVLNGQTGMTVSYFDQNGNALPTPLPNPFLTKSQTITIRVTDNNSIDPDGACFDETTLEFIVDKKPVAYTVPDFVECDDNIDGIISFDTSTIQTTVLNGQTGMLVSYFDQNGNLLPSPLPNPFITETKTITIKVENELNGTCTAETTLNFIVNEKPQFELYPTAIYCLNLPPITVETFNALDNYTYEWKNESGIIISTNFDAVISKAGKYTVIATSTEGCQSFPQTITIEASIIATITLDDITIVDDSDNNSITISTTNLGIGDYEFAIQKTNEFMGAFQDEPYFENLMPGIYTVFVRDKNSCGIAQIDVSVIGFPKFFTPNNDGYNDTWLVLGVNENFYANSNIYVFDRFGKLITQIDPKSNGWDGIFNGRQLPATDYWFSVELIDNNGNIRSRKGHFSLIRR; from the coding sequence ATGAAAAAATTACTAACAATCCTTTCTTTTTTATGTGTATTACAAAGTTTTTCCCAAGGGGAAGCTAATTTCTGGTACTTTGGTGAAAATGCTGGATTAGATTTTAATAGTGGTTCTCCTGTTGCACTTAATGACGGCCAATTAAATACTTTTGAAGGGTGCTCATCTTTCTCAGATTCAAATGGCAACTTATTGTTTTATTCTGATGGAACTACAATATGGAATAAAAACCACACTGTAATGCCTAATGGTTTTGGGTTAAAAGGACATCCTTCTAGCACACAATCTGCTATGATTATTCCACGCCCCGGAAGCACAAATGAATACTATCTTTTTACTGTTGGATCTGCAGTATCTGGAGGTGAATTTGGATTTAATTATTATACTATTGATATGAATGCTGATGGTGGATTAGGTGATATTGTAGCTGGGCCTATTGATCTTTCTGGACTTAAATCAAATTTATGGACAGAAAAAGTTGCTGCCATTAAAGGAGGTGATTGCAATACTTTTTGGGTGCTCTCTTATGCTGAAAATCAATTTTATGCTTACAAAGTTTCTAGCACTGGAGTTAACTCAAATGCTGTAACTTCAACAACTTCACACACTGCTGATGACAGAAGAGGCTACTTAAAAATAGCTCCAAATGGCAAAAAAGTAGCTATTGCGCATATGGCTGATATGAAACTCCTACTTTATGATTTTGACAATACAACTGGAATAGTAACCAATGAAAAAAGTTTGCCTCTTGTTTTTCCTGAAAATAAACCCTACGGTGTTGAGTTTTCTGCAAATAGCGAAAAGTTATACGTAAATGCTTCAAACGACTATTATAGCAACATATTCTCTGAGTGGAATAATCCTAGTAACCACTTATCAACTTTATACCAATTTAATCTAAGCTCAAATATAATTGAAGATATTATTGACTCTAGAGAAATTATAGATTCTAGAAATTTATATAGAGGAGCACTACAATTAGGTCCTGATCAAAAAATTTATAGAGCCCTTTCTGAAACATATAATATTGGAATACCTTATCTTGGCGTTATTGAAAACCCAGAAAAGGATGGAATTTTATGTAATTATAAGCACAAAGAAATCTCTTTAGGTATTAAAAATTCAACACAAGGATTACCTCCTTTTATTGCTTCAATTTTTTCACAAATAGAGATTACAAGTGTAGATGATCAGGGTACAACAACGGTTTTAAATGACCAAACAACACATGTATGCGTTGGAGATAGCTTTGATATAATTCCTGAACCTTTAACAGGTACTTCAACCTACAAATGGTTTTTTAATAGTGATACTACTCCTTTTTCGAATTCAAAAAATTTAACTTTTACAAATATTAACACCTCTGCAAGTGGTTTATATTCTTTGGAAGTTTCACAAACTGATAGTTGTGGAAACATTATTATCTTAGAAGGTGAATTTTCCATAGAAGTTTATGACGTTCCTGTTGCATACCAACCTTCATCAATTGATCAATGTGATGATGATAATGATGGTTTTTATGCATTTGATTTGGCTGCTTTAAGAGATGCTGAAGTACGGAATGGTCAAAGTTCAACAGAATTTAATGTCTCTTATTTTAGAAACTTGATTGATGCTGATACAAATTCTAATGAAATTACAAATCCATACATAAATTCTTCAGCTTATAGTACAGATACTATTATTGCCAAAATTTATAATGTTCAAAACCCTAATTGTTATAATACCAAAAGCCTTACCATTCAAGTATTTGAAACACCCAAGCCCTCTTTAACAATACCTGTTTTAGGTCAATGTGATTCTAATTTAGTTGGGACAGATATTGACGGTATTGAAATTTTTGATTTAACCTTAAAAGAGCCTGAAATTTTAAACGGACAATTAGCTACAGATTTTACGATTACTTATTTTCTAGATGCTACTTTAAATAATCCCATTCCAAATCCTGCAACTTTTCAAAATACGATAAGAACACAACCTATTTATGTAAAAATAGTAAATACTTTAAATCCTAATTGTAGTGCTGTTACTAATTTTGATATTGAAGTATTTGAATTGCCAACTGTAACATCATCAGCTAATTTAAAGCAATGTGATGATGACACCGACGGATTTAGTACTTTTAATTTAACAGAGGTAAATGAAAAAATTTCTACAAATTCAACCAATGAAAATTTCACCTATTTCACAACATCTTTAGCTGCAGACACAAATGATAATACTAAATTAATAACCAATCCAACTGCATATATCAACCAAAATGTGACAACAGATACGGTTTGGACTCGAATAGAAAACAATAATGGGTGCCACCGTGTTGCTGAAATAAATTTAACCGTTTCAACAACTGGTATTCCTCCTTCTTTTAAACAAAGAGCGTTTTATGAATGTGATGATTTTATAGATGTACTTAATAACGAAAGAGACGGAGTAACATCCTTTAACTTTAGTGGCATTACCAATGACGTAAAAGCCCTTTTTCCTGCCAATCAGCAATTAATTATCACTTATTATAGAAATGAAGCTGATGCTTTATCTGAATTAAACCCAATTGTTGACCCCTCAAATTATAGAAATATAGGATATTCTAGTCCTCAAATTATACACATAAGAATTGATAGTGAACTAGATAATGATTGTCTTGGAATTTGGCCTCGTATTACCTTAAATGTTGAACCTGTACCTATTGCTAATAGCGTAACTATATACAGACAGTGTGATGATGATTTTGATGGGTTTTTTCCTTTTGATACAACAAATATTCAAACAACCGTTTTAAACGGACAAACAGGAATGACTGTTTCTTATTTTGACCAAAACGGAAACGCTTTACCAACTCCACTACCTAACCCTTTTTTAACTAAAAGTCAAACCATTACAATTAGAGTTACCGATAACAATTCTATTGACCCTGATGGTGCTTGTTTTGACGAAACTACATTAGAATTTATTGTTGATAAAAAACCCGTGGCATACACAGTCCCAGATTTTGTTGAATGTGACGATAACATAGATGGTATTATCTCTTTTGACACTTCCACTATTCAAACTACTGTTTTAAACGGGCAAACAGGAATGCTTGTTTCTTATTTTGATCAAAACGGGAATTTACTTCCAAGTCCACTACCAAACCCTTTTATTACTGAAACAAAAACAATTACAATAAAAGTTGAGAATGAGTTAAATGGTACTTGTACAGCTGAAACAACTCTAAATTTTATTGTAAATGAAAAACCTCAATTTGAATTATACCCTACAGCAATTTATTGTTTAAATCTACCTCCTATTACTGTAGAAACATTCAATGCCTTAGATAATTACACTTATGAATGGAAAAATGAAAGTGGCATCATTATAAGTACAAACTTTGATGCTGTTATTTCTAAAGCAGGGAAATATACCGTTATTGCAACTTCAACTGAAGGGTGTCAATCTTTTCCTCAAACCATAACCATTGAAGCTTCAATAATTGCAACTATTACCTTAGATGATATTACAATTGTTGATGATTCAGATAATAATTCTATAACAATCTCAACCACAAATTTAGGAATTGGAGATTATGAATTTGCAATTCAAAAAACAAATGAGTTTATGGGAGCATTTCAAGATGAACCTTATTTTGAAAACCTAATGCCTGGTATTTATACTGTTTTTGTTCGTGATAAAAATAGTTGTGGTATTGCTCAAATTGATGTCTCAGTTATTGGATTTCCTAAATTTTTCACTCCAAATAATGATGGATATAATGATACTTGGCTTGTGTTAGGTGTAAATGAAAATTTCTATGCCAACTCTAATATTTATGTTTTTGACAGATTTGGAAAGTTAATTACTCAAATTGACCCTAAAAGCAATGGCTGGGATGGTATATTTAATGGGAGACAACTACCTGCTACAGACTATTGGTTCTCTGTTGAGTTAATTGACAATAATGGAAATATAAGAAGCAGGAAAGGTCATTTTAGCCTTATTAGAAGATAA
- a CDS encoding ABC transporter permease: MLRLLNIEIHKLKYNRASRILILIYFILLTSIALIAAVKFDIGPIKFHLAEQGIFNFPYIWHFNTFMASFFKFFLLLVIVSMMANEYSNKTLKQNLIDGLSKKEFVLSKFYTVILLALISTIFVFIVSLILGYIYSDFTEFSIVTTNLEYLLAFFVKLVAFFSFGLFLGVLVKRSAFAVGALLIWAMFESFVKGMVYWKTEDNVERIMQFFPLEAMSNLIKEPFTRLSAVKTVAKQVGENLSKDFSVQPLDILIVIIWTIIFIYLSYVLLKKRDL; the protein is encoded by the coding sequence ATGCTACGACTTTTAAATATAGAAATTCACAAATTAAAATACAATAGAGCCAGTAGAATATTAATACTAATTTACTTTATTCTATTAACTTCAATAGCTTTAATTGCTGCTGTTAAATTTGATATTGGCCCTATAAAATTTCATTTAGCTGAACAAGGAATTTTCAACTTCCCATACATTTGGCACTTTAATACATTTATGGCCTCCTTTTTTAAATTCTTTTTACTACTTGTTATTGTTTCAATGATGGCCAACGAATACAGTAACAAAACACTAAAGCAAAATTTAATTGACGGGTTAAGCAAAAAAGAGTTTGTCCTCTCAAAGTTTTATACCGTTATATTACTAGCCTTAATCTCAACCATTTTTGTATTTATTGTTTCATTAATACTCGGATATATCTATTCTGATTTTACAGAATTTTCAATAGTTACAACCAATTTAGAGTATTTACTTGCTTTTTTTGTGAAATTAGTAGCTTTCTTTTCTTTTGGACTATTTTTAGGAGTCCTTGTTAAACGTTCTGCTTTTGCCGTTGGAGCCTTGCTAATTTGGGCTATGTTTGAAAGTTTTGTAAAAGGGATGGTCTATTGGAAAACAGAAGATAATGTTGAAAGAATTATGCAGTTTTTCCCTTTAGAAGCAATGAGTAATTTAATTAAAGAGCCTTTTACACGTTTAAGCGCTGTTAAAACTGTTGCTAAACAAGTAGGCGAAAACTTATCAAAAGACTTTTCTGTGCAACCTTTAGACATTCTAATTGTAATTATTTGGACCATTATCTTTATTTATCTTTCTTATGTATTACTCAAAAAAAGAGATTTGTAA